Proteins co-encoded in one Thermochromatium tepidum ATCC 43061 genomic window:
- a CDS encoding respiratory nitrate reductase subunit gamma: MTLLDFARGPAIHWSLIIFAAGTIWRLLGVLILTRGADLSRPRDAFGNFKGYRTVFSRAWPSGEFTTATRYQTVMAYTFHIATLIVVIGIVPHIEFIKSLTGATWPGLPNAAGVAVGIIALVSLLALILRRVTKPAVYCSTWGDYFAWLVVAAPLVTGLMTFAHIGPRYETMLGLHILSAALLFAWFPFSKLMHAFWFVFSRAQSGLAYAHRGVRI, translated from the coding sequence ATGACGCTCCTGGATTTCGCGCGAGGGCCGGCGATTCACTGGTCGCTCATCATTTTCGCCGCCGGTACCATCTGGCGGCTGCTCGGCGTGCTCATCCTGACCCGCGGCGCCGATCTATCCCGTCCGCGTGACGCCTTCGGCAACTTTAAGGGCTACCGTACCGTCTTCAGCCGCGCCTGGCCAAGCGGTGAGTTCACCACCGCGACCCGTTACCAGACCGTGATGGCCTATACCTTCCACATCGCCACCCTGATCGTGGTGATCGGCATTGTTCCGCACATCGAGTTCATTAAGAGCCTGACCGGGGCGACCTGGCCGGGGCTACCGAACGCGGCCGGCGTGGCGGTCGGGATCATCGCCTTGGTCTCGCTGCTAGCGCTGATCCTGCGTCGGGTCACCAAACCCGCGGTCTATTGCTCGACCTGGGGCGATTACTTCGCCTGGTTGGTGGTCGCCGCGCCCCTGGTCACCGGCTTGATGACCTTTGCCCACATCGGGCCGCGCTACGAGACCATGCTCGGTCTGCATATCCTGAGCGCCGCGCTGCTGTTTGCTTGGTTCCCGTTCAGCAAGCTGATGCATGCCTTCTGGTTCGTCTTCTCACGTGCCCAGAGCGGCCTGGCCTATGCGCATCGGGGGGTTCGGATATGA
- a CDS encoding arginine/lysine/ornithine decarboxylase, producing the protein MRFRFPVVIIDEDFRSENASGLSIRALAKAIESEGLEVLGVTSYGDLTSFAQQQSRASCFILSIDDEEFGSGSPEEIQEALASLREFVQEVRLRNEDIPIFLYGETRTSRHIPNDVLKELHGFIHMFEDTPEFIARYVAREARVYLDSLAPPFFRALTHYAADSSYSWHCPGHSGGVAFLKSPVGQMFHQFFGENMLRADVCNAVDELGQLLDHSGPVAASERNAARIFNCDHLFFVTNGTSTSNKIVWHSTVAPDDIVVVDRNCHKSILHAIIMTGAIPVFLMPTRNHYGIIGPIPLDEFRPENIRRKIAANPFAKGIDAKPRLLTITQSTYDGVLYNVDTIKSLLDGEIDTLLFDEAWLPHAAFHEFYTGMHAIGKDRPRCRESMVFATQSTHKLLAGLSQASQILVQESEQRRLDRDSFIEAYLMHSSTSPQYAIIASCDVAAAMMEPPGGTALVHESILEALDFRRAMRKVAAELGDDWWFKVWGPDYLAEEGIGDRGDWMLHAGDHWHGFGNLAPGFNMLDPIKATVITPGLNVDGEFSETGIPAAIVTKYLAEHGIVVEKTGLYSFFIMFTIGITKGRWNTLVTELQQFKHDYDRNQPLWRVLPEFSQAHPRYEKIGLRDLCDAIHGLYKANDVARLTTDMYLSDIVPAMKPALAFAKMAHREIERVRIEDLEGRVTSVLLTPYPPGIPLLIPGECFNATIVRYLQFAREFNTRFPGFETDIHGLVKDEDSGDYFVDCVKSALAQGDPG; encoded by the coding sequence ATGCGTTTCCGTTTTCCAGTCGTCATCATCGACGAGGACTTCCGCTCCGAGAACGCGAGTGGCCTTAGCATTCGCGCGCTCGCCAAGGCGATCGAGAGCGAGGGGCTAGAGGTGCTCGGCGTCACCAGCTATGGCGATCTGACCTCGTTCGCCCAGCAGCAGAGCCGCGCCTCCTGTTTCATCCTCTCCATCGACGACGAGGAGTTCGGCAGCGGCTCGCCCGAGGAGATCCAGGAGGCATTGGCGAGCCTGCGTGAGTTCGTCCAGGAGGTCCGGCTGCGCAACGAGGACATCCCGATCTTTCTCTACGGCGAGACCCGCACCTCACGCCACATCCCGAACGATGTGCTCAAGGAGCTGCACGGTTTCATCCATATGTTTGAGGACACACCCGAGTTCATCGCCCGCTATGTAGCGCGCGAGGCACGGGTCTATCTCGACAGCCTGGCCCCGCCCTTCTTCCGCGCGCTCACTCACTATGCCGCCGACAGCTCCTATTCCTGGCACTGTCCGGGACACTCGGGCGGCGTGGCCTTTCTCAAGAGCCCGGTCGGGCAGATGTTCCATCAGTTCTTTGGTGAGAACATGCTGCGCGCCGATGTCTGCAATGCGGTCGATGAGCTCGGGCAGCTGCTCGATCACTCAGGCCCGGTCGCCGCCTCCGAGCGCAATGCCGCCCGGATCTTCAACTGCGACCATCTGTTCTTCGTCACCAACGGCACCTCGACCTCGAACAAGATCGTCTGGCACTCGACCGTCGCCCCGGATGACATCGTGGTGGTGGATCGCAACTGCCACAAGTCGATCCTGCACGCCATCATCATGACCGGTGCCATCCCGGTGTTCCTGATGCCGACGCGCAACCATTACGGCATCATCGGCCCGATCCCGCTCGATGAGTTCAGGCCCGAGAACATCCGGCGCAAAATCGCCGCCAATCCCTTCGCCAAGGGGATCGATGCCAAGCCGCGCCTGCTGACCATCACCCAGAGCACCTATGACGGCGTGCTCTACAACGTCGATACCATCAAGTCGCTGCTCGACGGCGAGATCGACACCCTGTTGTTCGACGAGGCCTGGCTGCCGCACGCCGCCTTCCACGAGTTCTATACCGGGATGCATGCCATCGGTAAGGACCGTCCGCGCTGTCGCGAGTCCATGGTGTTCGCCACCCAATCGACCCACAAGCTGCTCGCCGGACTCTCGCAGGCCTCGCAGATCCTGGTGCAGGAGTCCGAGCAGCGCCGGCTGGACCGCGACAGCTTCATCGAGGCCTATCTGATGCACTCCTCGACCAGCCCGCAGTACGCCATCATCGCCTCCTGTGACGTGGCGGCGGCCATGATGGAGCCGCCCGGCGGCACGGCCCTGGTTCATGAATCGATCCTGGAGGCACTCGATTTTCGGCGCGCCATGCGCAAGGTCGCAGCCGAGCTGGGCGATGATTGGTGGTTCAAGGTCTGGGGACCAGACTATCTGGCCGAGGAAGGCATCGGCGATCGGGGCGACTGGATGCTGCACGCCGGCGACCACTGGCACGGGTTCGGAAACCTGGCACCCGGCTTCAACATGCTCGATCCGATCAAGGCCACGGTCATCACGCCTGGTCTGAACGTAGACGGTGAGTTTTCCGAGACCGGCATCCCGGCGGCGATCGTCACCAAGTATCTGGCCGAGCATGGGATCGTGGTCGAGAAGACCGGGCTCTATTCGTTCTTCATCATGTTCACGATCGGCATCACCAAGGGCCGCTGGAACACCCTGGTCACCGAGCTCCAGCAGTTCAAACACGACTACGACCGCAACCAGCCCCTGTGGCGCGTGTTGCCCGAGTTCAGCCAGGCCCATCCGCGCTACGAGAAGATCGGGCTGCGCGACCTGTGCGATGCGATCCACGGCCTCTACAAGGCCAATGACGTCGCGCGTCTGACGACGGATATGTATCTGTCCGATATCGTCCCGGCCATGAAGCCGGCCTTGGCCTTCGCCAAGATGGCCCATCGCGAGATCGAACGGGTCAGGATCGAGGATCTCGAAGGGCGCGTGACCAGTGTCCTGCTCACACCCTATCCACCCGGAATCCCGCTGCTGATCCCAGGCGAGTGCTTCAACGCCACCATCGTGCGCTATCTCCAGTTTGCGCGTGAGTTCAACACCCGCTTCCCGGGCTTCGAGACCGATATCCACGGGCTCGTCAAGGACGAGGACAGCGGCGATTATTTCGTCGATTGCGTCAAGTCGGCCCTAGCCCAGGGAGATCCAGGTTGA
- the xthA gene encoding exodeoxyribonuclease III, producing the protein MLKIVSFNINGVRARLHQIEAIKAGLDPDIIALQESKVADTEFPLDWARGLGYDPQIHGQKGHYGVALLSRQTPHSVVKGLPNEDGDAQRRLILGRYRLADGDEVTVINGYFPQGEGRDHPLKFPAKQRFYAEVLDYLQTAFHPDQNLVLLGDMNVAPLDLDVGIGADNAKRWLRTGKCAFLPEERAWFQALLDWGLIDAYRACHPEVSDRFSWFDYRSRGFEREPKHGLRIDHILISPPLCARLIDAGIDYGIRAMDKASDHCPVWINLDLPGLGPT; encoded by the coding sequence GTGCTCAAGATCGTCTCGTTCAATATCAATGGCGTTCGCGCCCGTCTGCATCAGATCGAGGCGATCAAGGCCGGGCTCGACCCCGACATCATCGCCCTCCAGGAATCCAAGGTCGCCGATACCGAGTTTCCGCTCGATTGGGCGCGCGGACTGGGCTATGACCCCCAGATCCACGGTCAAAAGGGACACTATGGTGTGGCCCTCCTGAGTCGGCAGACACCGCACAGCGTCGTCAAGGGGCTACCGAACGAGGATGGCGACGCGCAACGGCGCTTGATTCTAGGCCGTTACCGGCTCGCCGATGGTGACGAAGTCACGGTCATCAATGGCTATTTCCCGCAAGGCGAGGGTCGCGATCACCCGCTGAAGTTCCCGGCCAAGCAGCGATTCTATGCCGAGGTGCTCGATTATCTGCAGACCGCCTTTCACCCGGACCAGAACCTGGTGCTGCTTGGCGACATGAACGTCGCGCCCCTGGATCTGGATGTCGGGATCGGCGCCGACAATGCCAAACGCTGGCTACGTACCGGGAAGTGCGCCTTCCTGCCCGAGGAGCGCGCCTGGTTCCAGGCCCTGCTCGACTGGGGGCTGATCGACGCCTACCGGGCCTGTCATCCCGAGGTCAGCGACCGTTTCAGTTGGTTCGACTACCGCTCGCGCGGCTTCGAGCGCGAGCCCAAGCATGGTCTGCGGATCGACCACATCCTGATCTCACCACCCTTGTGCGCGCGCTTGATCGACGCCGGGATCGACTATGGCATCCGCGCCATGGACAAGGCCTCCGACCATTGCCCGGTGTGGATCAACCTGGATCTCCCTGGGCTAGGGCCGACTTGA
- a CDS encoding methyltransferase family protein, protein MSLLQAFKGHRGEYLVALQFLLFFAFVLAPNWNPLATTEVLAALAPVRWIALGGAGLVALVFGGFGVLHIRDYLTPLPYPVDHNQLVKHGIYAWVRHPLYSSQLFAALGWTLYTLSLTHLLILILGFVFFDYKARKEEDWLTERHPEYAEYARQVRKFVPWIY, encoded by the coding sequence ATGTCACTGTTACAGGCGTTTAAGGGGCATCGCGGCGAGTATCTGGTCGCGCTGCAATTCTTATTGTTCTTCGCCTTCGTCCTGGCGCCGAACTGGAACCCATTGGCTACCACCGAGGTGCTGGCGGCCCTTGCGCCGGTACGCTGGATCGCGCTCGGCGGCGCTGGACTGGTTGCCCTGGTCTTCGGGGGGTTCGGCGTGCTGCACATCCGCGACTATCTCACGCCCCTGCCCTATCCGGTCGACCACAACCAATTGGTCAAGCACGGCATCTATGCCTGGGTGCGCCATCCGCTCTACAGCAGCCAGCTCTTCGCGGCGCTCGGCTGGACGCTCTATACCCTGAGTCTGACCCATCTGCTGATCCTGATCCTCGGCTTCGTCTTTTTCGACTACAAGGCCCGCAAAGAGGAGGACTGGCTGACCGAGCGTCACCCCGAATATGCCGAGTATGCCCGCCAGGTGCGCAAGTTCGTGCCCTGGATCTATTGA
- a CDS encoding (Fe-S)-binding protein — MSSTAVQAPIFPSFAQVFQGLVGQIGQLRQMAPTPTLPEATRVRRAIATLIAETNADEAVWLESCIRCGQCTSACHYFQATGDTKYAPLRKMNLYRRVYQREIGPFRWWYRLVTRPIGLKDLEALQELVYDSCSECGRCTMVCPMGIDIASLVHHQRSALVAAELVPPELAALQMEQKQRGTVFGASAEALHRMVDTIRERAGVAIPLDKARAEVMVLSSAVDLVGNGNGLLATARVMNHLGVDWTICSDGFESANFGLLSGDMALWKRQVDPIVAAAKRIGAKTLVIAECGHAYPALRWNPTLKGEDLPFEMMYMSEYLGRQAKAGRLRLRPLQGRVTYHDPCKTGRRGGAFDEPRAVLRAMQADFVELPANKEFNWCCGGGAGIFLLERATRLRDESFKIKMRQVDMTGAEAVVVSCASCRLNFEAGRHKNQWNKRVESLVELVAAHLLDDAPQGAQSPIEEAAA, encoded by the coding sequence ATGAGCAGCACCGCCGTTCAGGCACCGATCTTTCCGAGCTTCGCTCAGGTCTTCCAGGGGCTGGTCGGGCAGATCGGTCAATTGCGCCAGATGGCGCCCACGCCGACGCTACCCGAGGCGACGCGGGTCCGGCGTGCCATTGCGACCCTGATCGCCGAGACCAATGCCGATGAGGCCGTCTGGCTAGAGAGCTGTATCCGGTGCGGTCAGTGCACCAGCGCCTGTCATTACTTCCAGGCCACGGGCGATACCAAATATGCCCCGCTGCGCAAGATGAACCTCTATCGCAGGGTCTATCAGCGCGAGATTGGCCCCTTCCGCTGGTGGTACCGGCTGGTGACCCGTCCGATCGGTCTCAAGGATCTAGAGGCCCTGCAGGAGCTGGTCTACGACTCCTGCTCCGAGTGCGGGCGCTGTACCATGGTCTGTCCGATGGGGATCGATATCGCCTCCTTGGTCCACCACCAGCGCAGTGCCCTGGTGGCGGCCGAGCTGGTTCCGCCCGAGCTGGCGGCGCTCCAGATGGAACAGAAACAGCGGGGGACCGTGTTTGGCGCCTCGGCCGAGGCCTTGCATCGGATGGTCGATACCATCCGTGAACGCGCGGGCGTCGCGATCCCGCTCGACAAGGCGCGCGCCGAGGTGATGGTGCTGAGCTCGGCGGTGGATCTGGTGGGCAATGGCAATGGTCTGTTGGCGACCGCCCGGGTGATGAACCACTTGGGGGTCGATTGGACCATCTGTAGCGATGGCTTCGAGAGCGCCAATTTTGGACTCCTGTCCGGTGATATGGCGCTGTGGAAGAGACAGGTCGATCCCATCGTGGCGGCTGCCAAACGGATCGGGGCCAAGACCCTGGTCATCGCCGAATGTGGACACGCCTATCCGGCCCTACGCTGGAATCCCACGCTCAAGGGCGAGGACCTGCCCTTCGAGATGATGTACATGTCCGAGTATCTAGGCCGTCAGGCCAAGGCCGGACGGCTGCGGCTGCGTCCGCTCCAGGGCCGAGTCACCTATCACGACCCCTGCAAGACGGGCCGTCGCGGTGGGGCCTTCGATGAGCCGCGCGCCGTGCTCCGGGCGATGCAGGCCGATTTCGTCGAGCTTCCGGCAAACAAGGAGTTCAACTGGTGCTGCGGCGGGGGGGCAGGGATCTTCCTGCTGGAGCGGGCGACCCGGCTGCGCGACGAGTCGTTCAAGATCAAGATGCGACAGGTCGATATGACGGGGGCCGAGGCGGTGGTGGTCAGTTGCGCGAGCTGCCGGCTCAACTTCGAGGCCGGACGTCACAAGAACCAATGGAATAAACGGGTTGAGAGCCTGGTCGAGCTGGTCGCCGCGCATCTGCTCGATGACGCACCCCAGGGCGCGCAGTCCCCGATCGAGGAGGCGGCGGCATGA
- a CDS encoding nickel-dependent hydrogenase large subunit translates to MSNRIVVDPITRIEGHLRIEAQMEGGVIQQAYSSGTMVRGIENIVKGRDPRDAWAFVQRICGVCTLVHGLAAVRAVEDALRYPIPPNAELIRNLMVGAQYVHDHVMHFYHLHALDWVDLVSALSADPKATSSLAQSISPYAKSSPGYFADVQDRLKGFVAAGQLGIFANGYWGHPAYRLPPEANLMAVAHYLDALAWQRDVAQIHTIFGGKNPHPNLVVGGMPCAISIDSGRQAGTALDVPGLERVRVLIGQMRDFVTQVYVPDTLAIAGFYKDWFERGEGVGNFLCYGDFPAKGFGDRDSYLVPGGVILNRDLSRIHEIDLRAEDEIQEFVTHAWYRYSVGKDQGLHPSRGETSFDYTGPEPPYQQLEVERGYSWLKSPRWRGQPVEVGPLARVLMLYASGDARMKELVDGALRQLDLPLEALYSTMGRTTARALETQYMVEAMAGWFDQLLANIRAGDVRTFNERFWEPETWPRSARGVGHMEAPRGALGHWIHIEDGKTANYQAVVPSTWNAGPRDAQGRSGPYEAALQGQTLLDPEQPIEILRTVHSFDPCIACAVHLIDPKGREQIRVRVL, encoded by the coding sequence ATGAGTAATCGAATCGTCGTAGACCCCATCACCCGCATCGAAGGACATCTGCGCATCGAGGCGCAGATGGAGGGCGGTGTCATCCAGCAGGCCTACTCCTCTGGGACCATGGTGCGCGGGATCGAGAACATCGTGAAGGGCCGAGATCCACGCGATGCCTGGGCCTTCGTACAGCGGATCTGCGGGGTCTGCACCCTGGTCCATGGTCTGGCGGCAGTGCGCGCCGTGGAGGATGCGCTCCGATATCCGATCCCGCCCAATGCCGAGCTGATCCGCAATCTCATGGTCGGCGCCCAATATGTGCACGATCATGTGATGCACTTCTATCACCTCCATGCGCTCGACTGGGTGGATCTGGTATCCGCCTTGAGCGCTGATCCCAAGGCGACCTCGTCTCTGGCGCAGTCCATCAGCCCCTATGCCAAGTCCTCGCCCGGCTATTTCGCAGACGTCCAGGATCGGCTCAAGGGCTTCGTCGCGGCCGGGCAGTTGGGCATCTTCGCCAATGGCTATTGGGGGCATCCAGCCTATCGACTACCGCCCGAGGCCAACCTCATGGCGGTCGCCCATTATCTGGATGCACTGGCCTGGCAGCGCGATGTCGCCCAGATCCATACCATCTTCGGCGGCAAGAACCCGCACCCCAATCTGGTCGTCGGCGGTATGCCCTGCGCCATCAGCATCGACTCCGGTAGGCAGGCCGGTACCGCGCTGGACGTGCCGGGTCTGGAGCGGGTGCGGGTGCTTATCGGCCAGATGCGTGACTTCGTCACCCAGGTCTATGTCCCTGACACCCTGGCGATCGCGGGCTTCTACAAGGACTGGTTCGAGCGGGGCGAGGGGGTCGGCAATTTCCTCTGCTACGGCGACTTCCCAGCCAAGGGGTTCGGCGATCGCGATTCCTATCTGGTGCCGGGCGGAGTGATCCTGAATCGCGACCTCTCACGCATCCATGAGATAGACCTGCGCGCCGAGGACGAGATCCAGGAGTTTGTCACCCACGCCTGGTATCGCTATTCGGTCGGTAAGGATCAGGGGCTCCATCCCTCTCGTGGCGAGACCAGCTTCGATTACACAGGGCCGGAACCACCCTACCAGCAGCTCGAGGTCGAGCGGGGGTATTCCTGGCTCAAGTCGCCGCGCTGGCGCGGTCAGCCGGTCGAGGTGGGGCCACTGGCCCGTGTCCTGATGCTCTATGCCAGTGGGGATGCGCGGATGAAAGAGCTGGTCGATGGGGCGTTGCGCCAATTGGATCTGCCGTTGGAGGCGCTCTATTCGACCATGGGCCGCACCACCGCTCGGGCCCTGGAGACCCAGTACATGGTCGAGGCCATGGCTGGTTGGTTCGATCAACTGCTGGCCAATATTCGCGCCGGGGACGTCCGGACCTTCAACGAGAGGTTCTGGGAACCCGAGACCTGGCCCAGGTCCGCGCGTGGCGTCGGTCACATGGAGGCCCCGCGCGGTGCCCTGGGACACTGGATCCACATCGAGGACGGGAAGACGGCCAATTACCAGGCGGTGGTGCCGAGCACCTGGAACGCGGGGCCGCGCGATGCCCAAGGCCGGAGCGGCCCCTATGAGGCCGCGCTCCAGGGACAGACGCTTCTGGATCCCGAGCAGCCGATCGAGATCCTACGTACCGTGCATAGTTTTGATCCCTGCATCGCCTGCGCCGTACATCTGATCGACCCCAAGGGGAGAGAGCAGATACGCGTGCGGGTATTGTGA
- a CDS encoding thioredoxin domain-containing protein, translated as MSSFHTQRTNHLASSTSPYLQQHAQNPVDWWPWCAEALSLARTLNRPILLSIGYSACHWCHVMAHESFEDPATAELMNRLFVNIKVDREERPDLDRVYQTAHQLLSRRPGGWPLTVFLTPDDHTPFFAGTYFPREPRHGLPSFAQVLVGVERAWREQGAAIRAQNQSLLEALASLEPQGSSDLPEAGLLEAAFQQLALSFDPEHGGFGGAPKFPHATDLELLLRRHARTADAAPDPRPLQMARLTLERMIRGGLADQLGGGFCRYAVDDAWMIPHFEKMLYDNGPLLALCCDLYAATGETLFRDAAQSTADWARREMQSPEGGYYSSLDADSEGHEGAFYLWDREEVRARLDAREYPLFAMVYGLDRPPNFEGRWHLHGYRTPAQAAQALGLDPDLAEARLTQARAKLFEARERRVRPGRDEKILTAWNALMIKGMARAARVLDRPDDLESAEQALAFIRTRLWRNGRLLATYKDGVAHLNAYLDDYANLIDALLELLQVRWSNTDLEFAIELAEVLLAEFHDAERGGFWFTGRSHESLIHRAKPLGDDSMPSGNGVAARALQRLGHLVGEMRYLEAAEGTLRLAAESMRRVPHAHASLLMALDDWLDPPELLIIRATAEPLETWRRQAQQGYRPHRLVFAIPSEVTGLPGTLAALRAGAQPLIYRCRGTQCARPVESLTGL; from the coding sequence ATGTCATCGTTCCACACCCAGCGTACCAATCATCTGGCCTCGTCCACCAGCCCCTATCTCCAGCAGCACGCCCAAAATCCAGTCGATTGGTGGCCCTGGTGCGCCGAGGCCCTGAGTCTGGCGCGCACCCTGAATCGCCCGATCCTGCTCTCGATCGGCTATTCGGCCTGTCACTGGTGCCATGTGATGGCGCACGAGTCCTTCGAGGATCCGGCCACGGCTGAGCTGATGAACCGGCTGTTCGTCAACATCAAGGTCGATCGCGAGGAGCGCCCGGATCTCGACCGGGTCTATCAGACCGCGCATCAGCTCCTGAGCCGACGCCCCGGTGGCTGGCCGCTGACGGTCTTTCTCACGCCCGATGATCATACGCCCTTCTTTGCCGGCACCTATTTTCCGCGCGAGCCGCGTCATGGCCTTCCGTCGTTCGCCCAGGTGCTGGTCGGGGTCGAGCGTGCCTGGCGCGAACAGGGGGCGGCGATCCGCGCCCAGAACCAGAGTCTGCTGGAGGCCCTGGCCAGCCTTGAACCCCAGGGCAGTTCGGATCTGCCCGAGGCCGGCCTGCTGGAGGCCGCCTTCCAACAGTTGGCACTGAGTTTCGATCCCGAGCACGGTGGATTCGGGGGCGCGCCCAAGTTCCCTCATGCGACCGATCTCGAACTGTTGCTCCGGCGTCATGCACGCACAGCGGACGCCGCCCCAGATCCACGTCCATTACAGATGGCCCGTTTGACCCTGGAACGCATGATCCGCGGCGGTCTTGCCGATCAGCTCGGCGGTGGATTCTGTCGTTATGCGGTCGATGACGCCTGGATGATCCCGCATTTCGAGAAGATGCTCTACGACAACGGCCCGCTGCTGGCGCTGTGCTGCGACCTCTATGCCGCCACCGGCGAGACCCTCTTTCGCGACGCCGCCCAGTCCACCGCTGATTGGGCCAGGCGCGAGATGCAGTCGCCTGAGGGTGGCTATTACTCGAGCCTGGACGCCGACAGCGAGGGGCATGAGGGGGCCTTCTATCTCTGGGACCGGGAGGAGGTGCGTGCACGCCTGGACGCACGCGAGTACCCCCTGTTCGCGATGGTCTATGGCCTGGACCGTCCGCCCAACTTCGAGGGGCGCTGGCATCTGCACGGCTATCGCACGCCGGCGCAGGCGGCCCAGGCCCTGGGTCTGGATCCAGATCTGGCTGAGGCGCGGCTTACCCAGGCGCGCGCCAAGCTCTTTGAGGCCCGTGAGCGTCGCGTGCGTCCCGGACGCGACGAGAAGATCCTGACGGCCTGGAATGCGCTCATGATCAAGGGGATGGCGCGCGCGGCGCGGGTATTGGATCGGCCCGATGATCTGGAATCGGCCGAACAGGCGCTCGCCTTTATCCGCACAAGGCTATGGCGCAATGGCCGTTTGCTGGCGACCTACAAGGACGGCGTGGCCCATCTCAACGCCTATCTGGACGACTATGCCAACCTGATCGATGCACTCTTGGAATTGCTTCAGGTCCGATGGTCGAATACGGACCTCGAATTTGCGATCGAGCTGGCCGAGGTGCTGCTTGCCGAGTTCCACGACGCCGAGCGCGGCGGCTTTTGGTTCACGGGTCGCTCACATGAGTCGCTGATCCATCGCGCCAAGCCGCTCGGCGATGACTCCATGCCGTCCGGAAACGGCGTGGCCGCACGCGCGCTGCAACGACTCGGTCATCTGGTCGGGGAGATGCGCTATCTGGAGGCCGCCGAGGGGACGCTGCGGCTTGCCGCCGAGTCGATGCGCCGGGTGCCGCATGCCCACGCCAGCTTGCTCATGGCGCTCGACGACTGGCTCGACCCGCCCGAGCTGCTCATCATCCGTGCTACCGCTGAGCCGCTGGAGACCTGGCGGCGGCAGGCCCAGCAGGGCTATCGCCCGCATCGGCTCGTCTTCGCCATCCCGTCCGAGGTCACAGGCCTACCCGGCACCCTGGCCGCGCTGAGAGCAGGCGCGCAACCCCTGATCTATCGCTGTCGTGGTACCCAGTGCGCGCGACCGGTCGAGTCGCTCACTGGGCTTTAG
- the mobA gene encoding molybdenum cofactor guanylyltransferase MobA, which yields MNAPRPETLTGVVLAGGQARRLGGVDKGLILVGGRPLIAWVLDALAPQVGSVLINANRHPERYAEFGYPVVADTLPDHQGPLAGFLAGMRAASTDWILTLPCDGPRPPWDLAARLIGALIEQKAELAVATDGRRRQSVHALLPVALADDLEDFLARGGRRVEDWQQGHRLAVADFSERPEAFANVNTPEELQRFAAREAGAGADDDEIFTASCLWNRLGTG from the coding sequence ATGAACGCACCTAGACCCGAGACCCTGACCGGCGTCGTCCTGGCCGGCGGCCAAGCGCGACGCCTGGGAGGGGTGGACAAGGGCTTGATCCTGGTCGGCGGACGACCGCTGATCGCCTGGGTTCTCGACGCACTCGCCCCTCAGGTCGGGTCGGTGCTGATCAATGCCAATCGCCATCCAGAACGCTATGCCGAGTTCGGTTATCCGGTGGTCGCAGATACACTCCCGGATCATCAGGGACCGCTGGCCGGATTCCTGGCCGGGATGCGCGCGGCCAGCACCGACTGGATCCTCACCCTGCCCTGTGACGGGCCGCGCCCGCCCTGGGACCTCGCCGCACGGCTTATCGGTGCCTTGATCGAGCAGAAGGCCGAATTGGCCGTAGCCACGGATGGCCGACGCCGCCAATCGGTCCATGCCTTGCTGCCGGTCGCCCTGGCCGACGACCTCGAAGACTTCCTCGCCAGGGGCGGACGGCGGGTCGAGGATTGGCAGCAGGGCCATCGGCTTGCAGTGGCCGATTTCAGCGAACGGCCCGAAGCGTTCGCTAATGTCAACACGCCGGAGGAACTCCAGCGATTCGCGGCGCGCGAGGCCGGGGCCGGAGCAGACGATGACGAGATCTTTACCGCATCATGCCTCTGGAACAGGCTGGGCACCGGATGA